A stretch of DNA from Vicingus serpentipes:
AAAGAAGTAACAAAAGTTGTTTCTTCAACTAGTTTTAAAGCAGGAAAATACACTATGAATATTGATAAGGATAGAAAATTATCATCAGGACTTTATTTTATAGAGTTTAATGCTGATGATAATGTAAAAATTGAAAAATTAATTGTAAAGTAGAGCTAAAGTTTTTGCTTTTAATCCCCAGCAATCCTGTTGGGGATTTTTTGTTATTTATAATTTAATTGAGCATCTTTGAAAAGTTATAAAACTTATAATATGAACTTAGATTTAACAGGTAAAAATGCAGTTGTTTGTGGTAGTACTCAAGGTATTGGAAGGGCAATAGCTATTCAATTAGCAAGCATGGGAGCTAATATTTTATTAGTTGCTAGAAATGAAGAAAAATTAAAATTAGTTAAGAATGAATTGGATGTCAGTAAAGGTCAAAAACACCATTTTCTTGTAGTTGATTTTTCAATCCCCCCTCAATTAAAATTAATGTTAGAAGATTTTATTGAAATCAACGAAATCAATTTTCATATTCTTATAAATAATACTGGTGGTCCTGCTGGAGGTCCGATAGAAAATGCAAGGCCAGAAGAATTTGCTCAGGCATTTTCTAATCATTTAATATGTAATCAGATATTAGTTCAAGCTGTTAAAGAAGGTATGAAAGCTGATGGTTATGGAAGAATAATTAATATAATTTCAACTTCTGTAAAACAACCCTTAAATGGTTTAGGTGTTTCTAATACTGTTAGAGGGGCTGTAGCAAATTGGAGTAAAACAATGGCAAATGAATTGGGTCAATTTGGCATTACAGTTAACAATGTTTTGCCAGGAGCTACTGATACAGTTAGGTTGAAATCAATTATAGAAAATAAAGCTCAAAAAACTGGAGAATCTATTGAGACTATACAAAA
This window harbors:
- a CDS encoding SDR family oxidoreductase; this translates as MNLDLTGKNAVVCGSTQGIGRAIAIQLASMGANILLVARNEEKLKLVKNELDVSKGQKHHFLVVDFSIPPQLKLMLEDFIEINEINFHILINNTGGPAGGPIENARPEEFAQAFSNHLICNQILVQAVKEGMKADGYGRIINIISTSVKQPLNGLGVSNTVRGAVANWSKTMANELGQFGITVNNVLPGATDTVRLKSIIENKAQKTGESIETIQNQMANEVPLKRIAQPEEIANAVAFLASPAASYINGINVPVDGGRTKSL